The genomic segment TTGACAATCAGAAACTTCTTGAGTGTTATGAGATATTTGACCAAAAAAAAGCAGAACTTGAAGCAGAGGCTGAAAAAATACTTGAACAAAAAGAGGCTCTTGAATCTTTGAAAAACACATATATGGCTTTAATGAAGAAAAAAGAGTCAAAACTAAAAGAAAAAGAAAAAGAAATTAATAACACTTTGCAAAAAATAGAAAATGAAAAAAAAGAAATTCAAAAATTAATAACTCAAAATCAAAAAATCCTTGAGCAAATAAAAAATGCAAAAATGGATAAAATTACCCAGAGTTATGCAAAGATGAGGCCAAAAAATGCCGCAGGCGTACTTTCCCAGATGAAAGAAAAAGACGCCCTTGAAATTATACAAAAACTTCCCCCTAAAAATGTCGCCAAAATTTTTTCAAAAATGGACCCAGCCAAAGCAGCAAAACTTACAGAAATGATGCAAAAAGATGAGAATAATGAAAGCACAAATACTTCTGACAACGGCGGGGGCTAAACATTTAATAGCAAAAGCCCTGTGTCAATATATAGATTTAAAAAAAAGAATTTATATTGCTTACGGTACAACAAACGAATATCTTTTATATCATTTAGGGATAAATACAGATACTTTATATGCCGCCGGGTGTAATGTAAGAGGCAAATTTAATGTGACTCAAAAAAGAGACAGGCCGATTGTGCTTGAAAACAGTAAGCCGATTGATATAAGCGGATTTGATATAACAAATAATGATTATTTTATAAAAGGTGCAAATGCTCTTTGGTATGAAAACGCTAAAAAGTGTGCCGCCGTAGCGGCTGCCGATAAAAACGGAGGAACTTATGGTAATTTTTATATAAAAGCTGCAAGCAGGGGTGCTAAAGTTATAATTCCTGTAGGACATGAAAAGCTTATTCCTTTTTTTAAAGAAACTTCTCAGGACGTAGATATTTCAACAGGTTCTAAAATTGCGATGCTCAGGTTTTTTTACGGGATGATATTTACTGAAATAGAAGCCTTTAAAACACTTTTTAATTTAAAAGCAAATATTATCTGTGCAGGGGGGATTTTTGATTCAAAAGGTGCGGTAGGTTTTGAAGTTGAAGGAGATGAAGTTAAAGCGGTAGTTGAATTTAGCAAAAAATATAATAATCTGTTTTTAGAAGAGAGTAAGCGGGTTGATTTTCAATTTTAAAGCTTCTTTTTTGATATAATTTTAAAAAAAGGTTTAGTATGCTGATAAAAGAAGCTCAAGTGCCTTTTCTTTCCAGAAAAATTGCATATGATTTATTAAATTCAGGATTTGTGAATTATCCCAAAGGCATTGATAATGCTATTAAAGAAATTGAAGATATTATAATGGATGATGCTTTATGGGAAAGGGAAATAGAAGATAAAGCCAGAGAAATATTAGCAAAACAGGAAGAAGAAAATGAATTTTTATTTTATGATGTTGACAGAAGAGAAGTGTTTAAACTTATAAAAAAAGAAATTGCAAATGAAGAGGGGTTTAATTTAAAAAGAGATGAAAGAATAGATGATTTGGCACATTTTTTGGTAAAAGAATTATGGGATAAAGAATTAATTGATTATGATGTAAGGGATGGAAAAATAAAAAATATTGTTTTTAAATCTATAATGGATTTTTTAAAAAGGGAAATTGAAGCAAGGGACGAAGTTTATAAAAAGCTTGAAAACTACAAAAGGCCTTTGGTTCCTGGAAGTGAAGAGTGGGAACTTGTATTTAACAGACTTTACGAGCAGGAGTTAAGAAAAAGAGGACTAATTTAGAGGTGAAAATAGTGAAAATGGTGAGTAGTAAAAAGTTGCCAAGCGGCTACGGTGAAAAATTAAAAGTGAAAAGTAAAGGTTTAAAATGAAAGTTACTGTTTTGCTGGAAAACGGAATGAGTTTTACTGCCCGCGGATTTGGGGCAGGCGGAACAAAAGTCGGGGAAATTGTGTTTAACACATCAATGACCGGCTATCAGGAAATCATTACAGACCCGAGCTATGCCGGCCAGTTTGTGGTTTTTACCATGCCTGAAATCGGGAATGTGGGGGTAAATAAAGATGACAATGAAAGTAAAAAAGCCTATCTTAAAGGTATAATTGTCAGAGAATATGTTGATAAGTGGTCAAATTTCAGGGGAGAGATGAGTCTGAACGAATTTTTAAAAGAGCAAAATATTCTTGGCATCAGCGAAATTGACACAAGGTTTTTAACAAA from the Lebetimonas sp. JH292 genome contains:
- a CDS encoding MotE family protein — encoded protein: MKNKKLKNILFTAFTFFTIFTIFTPLFAVDNQKLLECYEIFDQKKAELEAEAEKILEQKEALESLKNTYMALMKKKESKLKEKEKEINNTLQKIENEKKEIQKLITQNQKILEQIKNAKMDKITQSYAKMRPKNAAGVLSQMKEKDALEIIQKLPPKNVAKIFSKMDPAKAAKLTEMMQKDENNESTNTSDNGGG
- a CDS encoding DUF507 family protein is translated as MLIKEAQVPFLSRKIAYDLLNSGFVNYPKGIDNAIKEIEDIIMDDALWEREIEDKAREILAKQEEENEFLFYDVDRREVFKLIKKEIANEEGFNLKRDERIDDLAHFLVKELWDKELIDYDVRDGKIKNIVFKSIMDFLKREIEARDEVYKKLENYKRPLVPGSEEWELVFNRLYEQELRKRGLI